From one Amaranthus tricolor cultivar Red isolate AtriRed21 chromosome 17, ASM2621246v1, whole genome shotgun sequence genomic stretch:
- the LOC130804228 gene encoding zinc finger CCCH domain-containing protein 29-like, translating to MGMEITHQESTQNSTLLELAASDDLNGFKFSVESLGSSIHEMGLWYTRPIGSNKMGYEQRTPLMIAAQYGSFNVLDYILNSVKSVDVNRVSGSDRVTALHCAVAGGSQSSSSVIHRLVSSSANLNIVDSNGNKPSDLLPMLPKLPTKGNKQIDCLLKSGYSDSDSSSSSGSVSDCDSDSKKEFAVSDLPDINNGVYGSDEFRMYSFKIKPCSRAYTHDWTECPFAHPGENARRRDPKKHQYTCVPCPEFKKGSCKKGDDCEFAHGVFESWLHPAQYKTRLCKDEIGCARKVCFFAHRKDELRPVYASTGSAIPDVTSSPPISPSPLSPGSRASPGGGGMYEGKSRFGISPPNLQLAGSRLRSSLNARDFESERKLIEIETQLMNQQQQYNQLHSPRPSPKWNNTMIPATNLEAAFASINVGRKMSPPNGVESPRNAPRRLSPPRALDSPKSVAAAMLNSRAAAFANRSQSFVERVGSPPFGANMSSPMSTNMTDWGSPDGKLDWGMNGQELNKLKKSNSFGIRGGSNNGIRTSPPGFNEPDVSWVNSLVKDEAGARFRGAKAASFGRGGVGNNGGQVQVQDMCSPWEQLYIEEQRVI from the exons atggGTATGGAGATTACCCATCAAGAATCAACCCAGAATTCTACTTTGCTTGAATTAGCTGCTTCTGATGACTTAAACGGCTTCAAATTTTCTGTTGAATCACTTGGGTCATCAATTCATGAAATGGGTCTTTGGTATACTCGTCCTATCGGGTCCAATAAGATGGGTTATGAACAAAGAACTCCTCTTATGATTGCTGCACAATATGGAAGTTTTAATGTTCTTGATTATATTCTTAACTCGGTTAAATCGGTTGATGTTAACCGAGTTTCTGGGTCTGACCGAGTTACTGCTCTTCACTGCGCTGTTGCTGGTGGGTCCCAGTCTTCTTCTTCTGTTATTCACCGCCTTGTTTCTTCTTCTGCAAATCTCAACATCGTTGATTCTAACG GAAATAAACCTTCAGATTTGCTTCCTATGTTACCAAAATTACCCACAAAGGGAAACAAACAGATTGATTGTTTACTGAAATCTGGGTATTCAGATTCAGATTCAAGTTCAAGTtccgggtcagtttcggattgTGATTCGGATTCGAAAAAGGAATTTGCGGTGTCTGATTTGCCAGACATAAACAATGGTGTTTATGGAAGCGATGAATTTAGGATGTATAGTTTCAAAATCAAACCATGTTCAAGGGCATATACCCATGATTGGACCGAATGCCCGTTTGCCCATCCGGGTGAAAACGCAAGGAGAAGAGATCCAAAGAAGCATCAGTATACGTGTGTTCCATGCCCTGAATTCAAGAAAGGTAGTTGTAAAAAGGGTGATGATTGTGAGTTTGCTCATGGTGTGTTCGAGTCATGGCTCCACCCAGCCCAATACAAGACCCGATTGTGTAAAGATGAGATTGGTTGTGCTAGGAAAGTCTGTTTTTTTGCCCATAGGAAAGATGAATTGCGCCCTGTTTATGCTTCAACAGGGTCAGCAATTCCTGATGTCACATCATCTCCTCCTATATCCCCATCTCCGCTTTCTCCTGGAAGCAGAGCATCACCGGGTGGAGGAGGGATGTATGAGGGGAAATCCCGTTTCGGGATTTCCCCTCCTAACCTGCAACTCGCGGGAAGCAGGTTAAGGTCTAGCTTGAATGCTAGAGATTTCGAGTCTGAAAGAAAGCTAATCGAAATCGAAACTCAACTAATGaaccaacaacaacaatacAATCAACTTCATTCCCCTAGACCTTCTCCTAAGTGGAATAACACTATGATCCCAGCTACTAATCTTGAAGCTGCCTTTGCTTCAATAAATGTAGGTCGAAAAATGTCACCACCGAATGGTGTAGAATCACCGCGTAATGCACCTAGGAGGCTGTCGCCTCCTAGGGCTTTAGACTCCCCGAAATCAGTGGCTGCAGCGATGCTCAATTCTCGAGCTGCGGCATTTGCTAACAGGAGTCAGAGCTTTGTCGAAAGAGTAGGATCACCGCCTTTTGGTGCCAACATGTCTAGTCCTATGTCAACCAATATGACTGATTGGGGTTCACCAGATGGTAAACTAGATTGGGGAATGAATGGACAAGAGCTTAATAAGCTAAAGAAGTCGAATTCGTTTGGAATTCGAGGAGGTAGTAACAATGGCATTAGAACAAGCCCACCCGGGTTCAATGAGCCCGATGTTTCGTGGGTTAATTCTTTGGTGAAGGATGAGGCTGGTGCCAGATTCCGTGGAGCAAAGGCGGCGAGCTTTGGTCGTGGTGGTGTTGGAAATAATGGTGGTCAAGTTCAAGTTCAAGATATGTGTTCACCATGGGAGCAATTGTATATAGAAGAACAAAGGGTTATTTAG